The Paraburkholderia megapolitana genomic sequence CGGTACCTGCATTCGCGTTGCCCGTATTCACGACCAGCGCGCGTATCCCCTTGCCGCTCGAGCGTACGTGCTCGAGATGCTCACGACACACCGTGACCGGCGCGGCGCAAAAACGGTTCGACGTGAACACGCCGGCGACCGTCGCGCCTTCATCGACGGAAATGACCAGCACGTCCTTGCGGTTCGGCTTACGGATGTGCGCTTCCGCCCAGCCGAGCGTAACGCCGGCTACCGGATGCAATTGAGTGGGATCGATCGAGGGGAAATTGACAGCCATGGTCGCGACCTGTCGGAGCTGAAAATGCCGGCGAAAGCCGGCATTGGAGAATGGGAATAGAACTGGCGCTCCGGCACAACGGCCGGCGCGCCGCCTTCGGTCTTATGCAATCTTGCCGTGGCACTGCTTGTACTTCTTGCCGCTACCGCACGGGCACGGATCGTTGCGCCCGACTTTCGGCACCGTACCGGCCGGAACCGCCTGCGTCCCGCCGCCGTGGCTCATCGCGTCGTCGATCATCGTCATGGCGGCATCCGCTGCAACCGGTGCGGCAACCGCCGTGCCCGCTTCTGCAAACTCGGCGTGGCGAAACTCTACACTTTCCAGATGACTTCCTTGTTCTTCGATTTCCTCGGCGGCCTGTTCGAGCTGCTCCGGCGATTCGATCTGCACGTTCATCACGACCCGCGTGACTTCGAGCTTCACCGAATCGAGCATCGCGGCGAACAGTTCGAACGCTTCGCGCTTGTATTCCTGCTTCGGGTTCTTCTGCGCATAGCCGCGCAGGTGAATGCCCTGACGCAGGTGATCGAGCGCGGCGAGGTGTTCGCGCCAGCTACGGTCGAGCGTCTGCAGCATGATCGAGCGTTCGAACCCGCTGAATCGCTCGCGGCCTGCCAGTTCAACCTTCTGCTCATACGATTCGTCGGCGGCGCCGGTGACGGCTTCGAGAATCTCTTCCGGGCTGATCGACTTCGACTCGTTGATCATCTCCTGGATCGCGAGGTCGAGCTGCCATTCGTTGCGCAGCACTTCCTCGAGCTCGGGCACGTCCCACTGCTCTTCGATACTGCCGGCCGGCACGAACCCGTGAACGATGTCGGAAATCACACCGTGGCGCATCGCGCCAATCGTCTCGGCGATGTCGTGCGCTTCGAGCAACTCGTTACGCTGCTGATAGATCACCTTGCGCTGATCGTTCGACACGTCGTCGTATTCGAGCAACTGCTTGCGAACGTCGAAGTTACGCGCTTCCACCTTGCGCTGCGCCGATTCGATCGAACGCGTGACGATGCCTGCTTCGATCGCCTCGCCCTCGGGCATCTTCAGGCGGTCCATGATCGAGCGCACGCGGTCGCCGGCGAAAATACGCAGCAGCGGATCTTCCAGCGACAGGAAGAAGCGCGACGAACCCGGATCGCCCTGACGGCCGGCACGGCCGCGCAACTGATTGTCGATCCGGCGCGATTCGTGGCGCTCGGTACCGATGATGTGCAAGCCACCCGCTGCCTTCACTTCGTCGTGCAGCATCTGCCATTCGTCATGCAGCTGCTGGATGCGGCGCTGCTTTTCGTCGGCGGGGATCGATTCGTCTTCTTCGAGGAACATCGCCTGCTTCTCGGCGTTGCCGCCCAGCACGATGTCGGTACCGCGGCCGGCCATGTTGGTCGCGATCGTGACGCGGCGCGGGCGGCCCGCTTCGGCGACGATCGCAGCTTCCCGTTCGTGCTGCTTCGCGTTCAGCACTTCGTGCGGCAGGGCGGCCTTGTTGAGCAGATTGGACAGCAGCTCGGAATTCTCGATCGACGTCGTACCGACCAGCACCGGCTGACCGCGCTCGTAGCAGTCGCGGATATCGCGGATCACCGCGTCGTAGCGTTCCTTCGCCGTCTTGTAGATCTGATCCTGACGATCGGTCCGCTTCGGCGGGCGGTTGGTCGGGATGACGACGGTTTCGAGGCTGTAGATCTCGTTGAATTCGTACGCTTCCGTGTCGGCGGTACCGGTCATCCCGGAGAGCTTCGCGTACATGCGGAAGTAGTTCTGGAACGTGATCGAAGCGAGCGTCTGGTTCTCGCTCTGGATCTTCACGTGTTCCTTCGCCTCGACGGCCTGGTGCAGCCCGTCCGACCAGCGGCGGCCGGACATCAACCGGCCCGTGAATTCGTCGACGATCACCACGTCGCCGTTCTGCACGACATAGTGCTGATCGATGAAGAACAGCGTATGCGCGCGCAACGCGGCATACACGTGGTGCATCAGCGTGATGTTCTGCGGTGCATACAGACTCTCGCCTTCGCCGATCAGCCCCCACTCGGCGAGCAGCCGCTCCGCCTTTTCGTGGCCCGATTCGGTGAGGAACACCTGACGACCTTTCTCGTCGAGCGTGTAGTCGCCCGGCTTCTCGACACCGGTGCCGTCCGCCTTTTCTTCGCCGATCTGGCGTTCCAGCAGCGGCGGCAGCGCGTTCATCCGCACGTACAACTCGGTGTGATCTTCGGCCTGGCCGGAGATGATCAACGGCGTACGCGCTTCGTCGATCAGGATCGAGTCCACTTCATCGACGATCGCGAAGT encodes the following:
- the secA gene encoding preprotein translocase subunit SecA — protein: MTTGFLQKVFGSRNQRLVKQYQRTVIAINALEPQIEQLTDDQLRAKTGEFRQRVASGESLDKLLPEAFAVCREASKRVLKMRHFDVQLIGGMVLHYGKIAEMRTGEGKTLVATLAAYLNALSGRGVHVVTVNDYLAQRDAEWMGRLYNFLGLSVGINLSQMDHGMKQEAYASDITYGTNNEFGFDYLRDNMVYETDARVQRALNFAIVDEVDSILIDEARTPLIISGQAEDHTELYVRMNALPPLLERQIGEEKADGTGVEKPGDYTLDEKGRQVFLTESGHEKAERLLAEWGLIGEGESLYAPQNITLMHHVYAALRAHTLFFIDQHYVVQNGDVVIVDEFTGRLMSGRRWSDGLHQAVEAKEHVKIQSENQTLASITFQNYFRMYAKLSGMTGTADTEAYEFNEIYSLETVVIPTNRPPKRTDRQDQIYKTAKERYDAVIRDIRDCYERGQPVLVGTTSIENSELLSNLLNKAALPHEVLNAKQHEREAAIVAEAGRPRRVTIATNMAGRGTDIVLGGNAEKQAMFLEEDESIPADEKQRRIQQLHDEWQMLHDEVKAAGGLHIIGTERHESRRIDNQLRGRAGRQGDPGSSRFFLSLEDPLLRIFAGDRVRSIMDRLKMPEGEAIEAGIVTRSIESAQRKVEARNFDVRKQLLEYDDVSNDQRKVIYQQRNELLEAHDIAETIGAMRHGVISDIVHGFVPAGSIEEQWDVPELEEVLRNEWQLDLAIQEMINESKSISPEEILEAVTGAADESYEQKVELAGRERFSGFERSIMLQTLDRSWREHLAALDHLRQGIHLRGYAQKNPKQEYKREAFELFAAMLDSVKLEVTRVVMNVQIESPEQLEQAAEEIEEQGSHLESVEFRHAEFAEAGTAVAAPVAADAAMTMIDDAMSHGGGTQAVPAGTVPKVGRNDPCPCGSGKKYKQCHGKIA